From the genome of Pelobacter propionicus DSM 2379, one region includes:
- a CDS encoding tetratricopeptide repeat protein, which yields MNRLILLVVALLLILPTPSHGEGAGILLTEEVQLKLGDAFMAEGEYYRAITEYKKLIILFPASRRVEDAGFRIAMAYYRGEEYEAAVRAFAAFQVNHPGSGYAPQAGYYEGMSHLGLNRPEKAENSFSRVVATYPDSDSGRRALLGNSLIRFDRKDTAGCRQQLERYLADYPGDERAHNVSEAISLLDRNREPPQKSPLTAGLLSALIPGSGHIYAGHYGDGITSFFLNGLFIAGTVMSVKQENYAVAGLVGTIGLPFYIGTIHGAANAANRYNLGIRKDLRGQLSVMLDIQF from the coding sequence GTGAACCGTCTCATTCTGCTGGTTGTGGCGCTGCTGCTCATCCTCCCCACCCCCAGTCACGGGGAGGGCGCCGGAATACTGCTGACCGAGGAGGTCCAACTGAAGCTTGGCGACGCCTTCATGGCCGAGGGGGAGTACTATCGCGCCATAACCGAATACAAGAAGCTCATCATCCTGTTCCCCGCCTCCCGGCGGGTGGAGGACGCCGGATTCAGGATCGCCATGGCGTACTACCGGGGAGAGGAGTACGAAGCTGCGGTGCGTGCCTTTGCCGCGTTCCAGGTTAACCACCCTGGCAGCGGATATGCACCTCAAGCGGGCTACTATGAGGGGATGAGCCATCTGGGGCTGAACAGGCCCGAAAAAGCGGAGAACTCTTTCAGCAGGGTAGTCGCGACCTATCCCGATTCTGACTCTGGCCGCAGGGCACTGCTGGGGAACTCACTGATCCGGTTCGACCGCAAGGACACCGCCGGTTGCCGCCAACAGCTGGAACGCTACCTGGCTGACTATCCCGGCGATGAAAGGGCCCACAACGTCAGTGAGGCCATCAGCCTGTTGGACCGGAACCGGGAGCCGCCTCAAAAATCTCCCCTGACGGCCGGTCTTCTCTCCGCGCTGATCCCCGGCAGCGGTCATATCTATGCCGGTCACTATGGCGACGGCATTACCTCCTTTTTTCTCAACGGATTGTTCATCGCCGGCACCGTCATGTCCGTGAAGCAGGAAAACTACGCGGTGGCGGGGCTCGTCGGAACCATCGGACTTCCCTTCTACATCGGCACTATCCATGGTGCTGCCAACGCGGCGAACCGCTACAACCTGGGCATCAGGAAAGACCTGCGTGGCCAGCTCTCCGTCATGCTCGATATCCAGTTCTGA
- the yidD gene encoding membrane protein insertion efficiency factor YidD: MPRALLDRSATGRRFRLPALLAMAGGFLLVAAPHSCLATAMNGPDRGGETRSAPSPGQETSPLRFVFLGAIHLYRTYVSPIDGPRCGFTPSCSAFARQAVGEYGGLRGVIMTADRLTRCNIFKKPGPDYPLLPNGRLFDPVSAHTLTEQ; the protein is encoded by the coding sequence ATGCCCCGTGCCCTGCTTGATCGTTCCGCAACGGGACGGCGCTTCCGTTTACCGGCCCTGCTTGCCATGGCAGGGGGCTTTCTGCTGGTCGCGGCCCCCCACTCATGTCTTGCAACGGCCATGAATGGACCTGACCGGGGGGGGGAGACGCGCTCCGCTCCATCCCCCGGTCAGGAAACCTCACCCTTGCGGTTCGTATTCCTGGGGGCCATCCATCTGTACCGCACCTACGTATCACCCATCGATGGCCCACGCTGCGGCTTTACCCCCTCCTGTTCCGCCTTTGCCCGGCAGGCTGTGGGCGAGTATGGAGGACTGCGCGGCGTGATAATGACGGCTGACCGCCTGACACGCTGCAACATCTTCAAAAAACCCGGACCGGACTATCCCCTCCTTCCCAACGGCAGACTCTTTGATCCCGTCTCCGCACATACCCTGACCGAACAATGA
- a CDS encoding SHOCT domain-containing protein, producing the protein MNALRTCVVLAVVAAILGGCCGGGSTKVQSTTTTTTTGQQLIDLKKAYTEGAITEEQYNKMKKQVLESSGGE; encoded by the coding sequence ATGAATGCATTACGAACATGTGTAGTTCTGGCCGTAGTTGCTGCGATTCTCGGTGGATGCTGCGGTGGCGGCTCCACCAAGGTTCAAAGCACGACGACAACCACAACCACCGGGCAGCAGTTGATTGACCTGAAGAAGGCCTACACCGAGGGTGCCATAACCGAAGAGCAGTATAACAAGATGAAAAAACAGGTGCTTGAAAGTTCGGGTGGAGAGTAG
- the pyk gene encoding pyruvate kinase: protein MKLPDHKTKIICTIGPASSSRKVMEEMLMAGMNVARLNFSHGSFESHRQVIGDLRAASRATGKRLAIMADLPGPKMRIGTLKDEPVELKPGDSIVLTSDDIDGDRERVSVSFKRLPQVVTPGNALYLNDGIIQIEVVSVIGNDVACRVVVGGELRSRKGLNLPDIDLGISAFTERDHECLTFAAQEGVDAVSQSFVENGDDIRAVRRAAEDMDYHPFIIAKIERSNALEQMDDILDASDGIMIARGDLGVEVPIERIAIIQKDLMRKANRRAKPVITATQMLESMTETRRPTRAEATDVANAILDGTDCVMLSGESAMGKYPVDAVAMLASIAAAVEPHKRQITVKELYGGGDFKGTLKPAHLIAVSVEASVTYASPAAVFAPTRSGATARSLSLFRLPVWVAAVSSRHQTCQDLAFSYGVFPVHETGHPEDWDAFVRRWVEMYRAPGDIAILTEGPSTRHPDAHNRMEIIQL, encoded by the coding sequence GTGAAACTGCCAGACCACAAAACGAAAATCATCTGCACCATCGGTCCGGCTTCTTCAAGCCGGAAGGTCATGGAGGAGATGCTTATGGCCGGAATGAACGTGGCCCGGCTCAATTTTTCCCATGGTTCCTTCGAGAGCCACCGCCAGGTGATTGGCGACCTGCGCGCCGCTTCCCGTGCCACCGGCAAGCGGCTGGCCATCATGGCGGACCTCCCTGGACCGAAGATGCGCATCGGCACGCTCAAGGATGAACCGGTGGAACTGAAACCGGGGGATTCCATCGTGCTGACCAGCGATGACATCGACGGTGATCGGGAGAGGGTGTCAGTGTCTTTCAAGCGACTTCCCCAGGTGGTCACCCCCGGTAATGCCCTCTACCTCAACGATGGCATCATCCAGATCGAAGTCGTGTCCGTCATTGGCAACGACGTTGCCTGCAGGGTCGTGGTGGGAGGAGAACTCCGTTCACGCAAGGGGCTCAACCTTCCGGATATTGATCTCGGCATCAGCGCTTTCACGGAACGTGATCATGAGTGCCTGACGTTTGCCGCCCAGGAGGGGGTGGACGCCGTCAGCCAGTCTTTCGTGGAAAACGGCGACGACATCAGGGCGGTGCGGCGTGCGGCCGAGGATATGGACTACCACCCCTTTATCATCGCCAAGATCGAGCGCTCCAACGCCCTGGAACAGATGGATGATATCCTCGATGCCTCCGACGGCATCATGATCGCCCGGGGAGACCTGGGGGTGGAGGTGCCCATAGAGAGGATCGCCATCATCCAGAAGGATTTGATGCGCAAGGCCAACAGGCGCGCCAAACCGGTCATCACGGCAACCCAGATGCTGGAGTCCATGACCGAGACCCGACGCCCCACCCGTGCCGAGGCTACGGATGTGGCTAACGCCATCCTGGACGGCACCGATTGCGTCATGCTCTCGGGAGAGTCCGCCATGGGGAAGTATCCCGTGGATGCCGTGGCCATGCTCGCCAGCATAGCGGCTGCCGTGGAGCCCCACAAGCGGCAGATCACGGTGAAAGAACTGTACGGGGGAGGGGATTTCAAGGGCACGCTCAAGCCGGCGCACCTGATCGCCGTGTCGGTGGAGGCGAGCGTTACCTACGCATCCCCGGCGGCGGTGTTCGCCCCGACCCGCAGTGGCGCTACCGCCCGGAGCCTGTCGCTCTTCAGGCTGCCGGTCTGGGTCGCGGCGGTGAGTTCCCGCCACCAGACTTGCCAGGACCTGGCCTTCTCCTACGGCGTGTTTCCCGTGCACGAGACAGGGCATCCCGAGGATTGGGATGCCTTTGTGCGCAGGTGGGTTGAGATGTATCGGGCGCCGGGAGATATTGCCATCCTGACGGAGGGGCCCTCCACACGGCACCCCGACGCCCACAACCGGATGGAAATCATCCAACTGTAA
- the fbaA gene encoding class II fructose-bisphosphate aldolase, whose product MPVADLTTYRRMLDRARENRFAYPAINVSSLATANAVLRGLAEARCDGIIQVSTGGAAFASGTALKDMPLGAISIAEHVHRAAQRYPIYVALHTDHCPADKLDSFVLPLVAETERRRAAGLPNLFNSHMFDGSALALKDNLDTATRLLERFTACELILEIETGVVGGEEDGIKADASAKLYTTPEETLEVARRLNPLGGHYLLAATFGNVHGVYKPGAVKLRPSVLKECQDAVVTRYGEAARFHLVFHGGSGSELHEIREALDYGVVKMNIDTDTQYAFTRPIAGHMFSHYDGVLKVDGDMGDKKAYDPRTYLALAETAMAERVKRAVSDLRGTNSTLFTG is encoded by the coding sequence ATGCCAGTTGCCGATTTAACGACCTACCGCCGGATGCTGGACCGGGCACGGGAGAACCGTTTTGCCTATCCGGCCATCAACGTAAGCTCACTGGCCACGGCCAACGCCGTGCTGCGGGGCCTTGCCGAGGCCCGCTGTGACGGCATCATCCAGGTATCCACCGGGGGAGCGGCGTTTGCATCGGGCACCGCGCTCAAGGATATGCCCCTGGGTGCCATCTCCATTGCCGAGCATGTCCACCGGGCCGCCCAGCGCTACCCCATCTATGTGGCACTGCACACGGATCACTGCCCGGCCGACAAGCTGGACAGCTTCGTGCTACCGCTGGTGGCAGAGACGGAGCGGCGCCGGGCCGCCGGGCTGCCCAACCTGTTCAACAGTCACATGTTCGACGGCAGCGCCCTCGCGCTCAAGGATAATCTGGATACGGCTACAAGGCTTCTGGAGCGCTTCACGGCCTGTGAGCTGATCCTGGAGATCGAGACCGGCGTGGTGGGAGGCGAGGAGGATGGCATCAAGGCCGATGCCAGTGCCAAGCTCTACACCACCCCCGAGGAAACCCTGGAGGTGGCCAGGCGCCTCAACCCGCTGGGGGGGCACTATCTTCTGGCCGCCACCTTCGGCAATGTCCACGGGGTCTACAAACCAGGCGCCGTCAAATTGCGGCCTTCGGTCCTGAAGGAGTGTCAGGATGCGGTGGTCACACGCTACGGCGAAGCGGCACGTTTTCACCTTGTCTTCCATGGAGGCTCAGGTTCGGAACTCCACGAGATCCGCGAGGCCCTGGATTACGGCGTGGTGAAGATGAACATCGACACCGACACCCAGTACGCCTTCACCCGTCCCATCGCCGGCCACATGTTCAGCCACTATGACGGCGTGCTGAAGGTGGACGGAGACATGGGGGACAAGAAGGCCTATGATCCCCGCACCTATCTGGCGCTGGCGGAAACAGCCATGGCCGAGCGGGTCAAGCGAGCGGTGAGCGATCTGCGGGGGACCAACAGCACACTCTTCACGGGGTAA
- a CDS encoding type I restriction endonuclease subunit R → MTEEHLERETLGWLADTGYSYRYGLDIAPDGPQPERGSYSQVLLVGRLREAINRLNPLVPQVAREDALQQVLNLDTPVLLAANRAFHQLLVNGVPVQYQQEGETRGDFVRLMDFGDAGANEWLAVNQFSIKGPKFTRRPDIVLFVNGLPLVLLELKNPADEKADIWKAYDQIQTYKEQIPDVFQYNEILVISDGTEARLGSLSANRERFMAWRTIDGVTLDPLGQFNELETLVRGVLAPDYLLDFLRFFVLFEDDGTLVKKIAGYHQFHAVRSAIDQVVAASRPGGSRKGGVVWHTQGSGKSITMTCFAARVMREAAMENPTIVVITDRNDLDGQLFGVFSLSQELLREQPVQGETRQDLRDKLANRPSGGIVFATIQKFMPGEDEDSFPILSDRHNIVVIADEAHRTQYGFEAKFKGDAKGYQVGYAQHLRDALPNATFVAFTGTPVSSEDRDTRAVFGDYISIYDMQQARDDGATVAIYFESRLAKLGLKTDVLPEIDAEVDELAEDEEDDQQARLKSRWAALEKVVGAEPRIKQVAADLVAHFEERNQAQSGKAMVVAMSRDICVHLYNAIIALRPEWHDEDPEKGAIKIVMTGSASDKPLLRPHIYAKQTKKRLEKRFKDPDDPLKLVIVRDMWLTGFDAPCAHTMYVDKPMKGHNLMQAIARVNRVFRDKQGGLVVDYIGIANDLKQALKEYTASKGRGRPTVDAREAYAVLEEKLDILRAMLHEFDYSGFLTGGHGLLARTANHVLGLQDGKKRFGDTALAMSKAFTLCCTLDEARAVREEVAFFQAVKVLLTKREISTQRRTDEERELAIRQIIGSALVSEDVVDIFQAVGLDKPNIGILDDEFLNDVRNLPERNLAVELLERLLEGEIRTRFSTNIVQQSRFSELLAKVIARYQNRAIETAQVMEELIAMAKKFRESINRGEELGLNADELAFYDALANNEEAVREMGDEILKKIAHELAENLRKNISVDWSVRESVRAKLRLMVKRILRKYKYPPDRQEEAVQLVLDQAETLSAEWG, encoded by the coding sequence ATGACCGAAGAACACCTGGAACGGGAAACCCTGGGTTGGCTGGCGGATACCGGCTATAGCTACCGTTATGGACTGGATATCGCGCCGGATGGACCGCAGCCGGAACGCGGCAGCTACAGCCAGGTGCTGCTGGTTGGCCGCCTGCGCGAGGCGATCAACCGGCTGAATCCCCTTGTTCCCCAAGTGGCCCGCGAAGACGCCCTGCAACAGGTGCTCAACCTGGACACACCGGTGCTCCTGGCCGCCAACCGTGCCTTCCACCAACTGCTGGTCAACGGCGTGCCGGTCCAGTACCAGCAGGAGGGCGAGACGCGGGGCGACTTCGTGCGCCTGATGGACTTTGGCGACGCGGGCGCCAACGAGTGGCTGGCGGTCAACCAGTTCTCCATCAAGGGGCCGAAATTCACCCGCCGCCCGGACATCGTCCTGTTCGTCAACGGCCTGCCGCTGGTGCTGCTGGAGCTGAAGAACCCGGCCGACGAGAAGGCGGACATCTGGAAGGCCTACGACCAGATCCAGACCTACAAGGAGCAGATCCCGGACGTCTTCCAGTACAACGAGATCCTGGTGATCTCGGACGGCACCGAGGCGCGCCTGGGGTCTCTCTCCGCAAACAGGGAACGCTTCATGGCCTGGCGCACCATCGACGGAGTCACGCTCGACCCGCTGGGGCAGTTCAACGAACTGGAGACCCTGGTGCGCGGCGTACTGGCCCCGGACTACCTGCTGGACTTCCTGCGCTTCTTCGTGCTGTTCGAGGATGACGGCACCCTGGTCAAGAAGATCGCCGGCTACCACCAGTTCCATGCGGTGCGCTCGGCCATCGACCAGGTGGTAGCGGCATCCCGGCCCGGCGGCAGCCGCAAGGGGGGCGTGGTCTGGCATACCCAGGGCTCGGGCAAAAGCATCACCATGACCTGCTTCGCGGCGCGGGTCATGCGCGAAGCGGCCATGGAGAACCCCACCATCGTTGTCATCACCGACCGCAACGACCTGGACGGGCAACTGTTCGGCGTGTTCTCCCTTTCCCAGGAGCTGCTGCGGGAACAGCCGGTGCAGGGAGAAACCCGCCAGGACCTGCGCGACAAGCTGGCCAACCGCCCCTCGGGCGGCATCGTCTTTGCCACCATCCAGAAGTTTATGCCCGGTGAGGATGAGGACAGCTTTCCGATCCTGTCCGACCGTCACAACATCGTCGTCATCGCCGACGAGGCCCACCGCACCCAGTACGGCTTTGAAGCCAAGTTCAAGGGGGATGCCAAGGGGTATCAGGTGGGCTATGCCCAGCATCTGCGGGATGCCCTGCCTAATGCCACCTTTGTGGCCTTCACCGGCACCCCGGTATCATCGGAGGACCGGGACACCCGGGCCGTGTTCGGCGATTACATCAGCATCTACGACATGCAGCAGGCCCGCGACGACGGCGCCACCGTGGCGATCTACTTCGAATCGCGCCTGGCCAAGCTGGGGCTGAAGACAGACGTGCTGCCGGAGATCGACGCCGAGGTGGATGAACTGGCCGAGGATGAGGAGGACGACCAGCAGGCCCGGCTCAAGAGCCGGTGGGCGGCCTTGGAAAAGGTGGTCGGCGCCGAGCCGCGCATCAAACAGGTGGCGGCCGACCTGGTGGCCCACTTCGAGGAACGTAACCAGGCCCAGAGCGGCAAAGCCATGGTGGTGGCCATGAGCCGCGACATCTGCGTCCACCTCTACAACGCCATCATCGCCTTGCGGCCGGAGTGGCACGACGAAGACCCGGAAAAGGGTGCCATCAAGATCGTCATGACCGGCTCCGCCAGCGACAAGCCGCTGCTGAGGCCGCACATATATGCCAAGCAGACCAAGAAGCGCCTGGAAAAGCGCTTCAAAGACCCGGACGACCCCCTGAAGCTGGTCATCGTGCGGGACATGTGGCTGACCGGCTTCGATGCCCCCTGCGCGCACACCATGTACGTGGACAAACCGATGAAGGGGCACAACCTGATGCAGGCCATCGCCCGGGTCAACCGCGTCTTCCGCGACAAGCAGGGCGGGCTGGTGGTGGACTACATCGGCATCGCCAACGACCTGAAGCAGGCACTCAAGGAATACACCGCCAGCAAGGGGCGCGGCCGACCGACCGTCGATGCCCGCGAAGCCTACGCGGTGCTGGAGGAGAAGCTGGACATCCTGCGGGCCATGCTGCATGAGTTCGACTACAGCGGCTTCCTCACCGGCGGCCACGGTCTGCTGGCCAGGACCGCCAACCATGTGCTGGGGCTCCAGGACGGCAAGAAGCGCTTCGGCGATACGGCGCTGGCCATGTCCAAGGCCTTCACCCTCTGTTGCACCCTGGATGAGGCCAGGGCCGTGCGGGAAGAGGTGGCCTTCTTCCAGGCGGTCAAGGTGCTGCTGACCAAACGGGAGATCAGCACTCAAAGGCGCACGGACGAAGAACGCGAGTTGGCCATCCGCCAGATCATCGGCTCGGCGCTGGTATCGGAAGATGTGGTGGACATTTTCCAGGCAGTCGGGCTGGACAAGCCCAACATCGGCATCCTGGATGACGAGTTTCTGAACGACGTCCGCAACCTGCCGGAACGGAACCTGGCGGTGGAGCTGCTGGAGCGGTTGCTGGAAGGGGAGATCAGGACCCGCTTTAGCACCAACATCGTCCAGCAGTCCAGGTTCTCGGAGCTGCTGGCCAAGGTCATCGCCCGCTACCAGAACCGGGCCATCGAAACCGCCCAGGTCATGGAAGAGTTGATCGCCATGGCCAAGAAGTTTCGGGAATCCATCAACCGGGGGGAAGAGCTGGGGCTTAATGCCGATGAGTTGGCCTTCTACGACGCCCTGGCCAACAACGAGGAAGCGGTGCGTGAGATGGGTGACGAGATACTGAAGAAGATCGCCCATGAACTGGCGGAGAACCTGCGGAAGAACATCAGCGTAGACTGGTCGGTGCGGGAAAGCGTGCGGGCCAAGCTGCGGCTGATGGTGAAGCGCATCCTGCGAAAGTACAAGTATCCGCCGGACCGGCAGGAAGAGGCGGTACAGCTGGTGCTGGACCAGGCGGAGACGCTGAGCGCGGAGTGGGGGTAG
- a CDS encoding REP-associated tyrosine transposase → MNYRRVKTEGGTYFFTVNLADRRQATLVDHIDLLRSVISLVKDRHPFALESIVIMPEHLHTIWTLPEGDKDYPTRWALIKAGFSRNIAKVEMIGASRAAKGERGIWQRRYWEHLIRNDEDFTRHVDYIHFNPVKHGYVSNPIDWPYSSIHRFVASGIVPANWGALSLEISGDFGE, encoded by the coding sequence ATGAACTATAGGCGGGTAAAAACTGAAGGTGGCACCTATTTTTTCACGGTTAACCTTGCTGACCGTCGCCAAGCCACACTCGTGGATCATATTGATCTGCTGCGTTCTGTCATCAGCCTGGTAAAAGATCGACATCCGTTTGCCCTCGAATCAATCGTAATAATGCCCGAACATCTCCACACAATCTGGACGCTGCCAGAAGGAGATAAAGACTATCCCACCCGGTGGGCTCTTATCAAAGCAGGTTTCTCCCGAAATATTGCAAAGGTCGAGATGATAGGTGCAAGCCGGGCCGCCAAAGGTGAGCGTGGCATCTGGCAACGTCGCTATTGGGAGCATCTGATTCGTAATGACGAGGATTTTACGCGACATGTGGATTACATCCATTTCAATCCGGTTAAACATGGCTATGTGTCAAACCCGATTGACTGGCCGTATTCCTCCATTCACCGCTTTGTAGCATCAGGGATAGTGCCGGCCAATTGGGGGGCTTTGTCTTTAGAAATTTCGGGGGATTTCGGTGAATAA
- a CDS encoding restriction endonuclease subunit S, producing MSSEWPYKKLSLLGTFDRGKSKHRPRDAAHLYGGPYPFIQTGDVTAAGGRITTYRQTYSEAGLAQSKLWPKNTLAITIAANIAETALLTFPACFPDSVVGFTAHPEKADVRYIEYLFRAMRENVKRRAYGSVQENINLQVLRDLAFPIPCLSLQVTIADFLTTLDDRITLLRETNITLETIAQALFKSWFVDFDPVRAKQEGREPEGMDTDTAALFPDCFEESELGLVPKGWQVTTLADAFEINPKRSLKKGSIAPYLDMASLATSGHCVENPIQREMGSGAKFRNGDTLLARITPCLENGKSAFVDFLVDEQIGWGSTEFLVLRPKAPLPEYFGYLLCRHHAFRDYAIQSMSGTSGRQRIQNDVLGRYHLAIPNNGVATAFTEVVQAIQKRITGNHQSAQTLATLRDTLLPRLISGQLRLPDEVCRLGGNGCIVNPNISALASLTPLGFVPHPNLRNNEVFPLNNQPPFTITPRIVQQVAEIVELLTRWSISVESAQSPQLRRANRIRTIQASLAIENNTLSIEQVTDVLEGKAVIGLPREIQEVKNAYTAYERLPEWQPQSEADLLAAHGLLMAGLVNEAGAYRGSGVGVFNDRGLVHMAPPAGRVATLMADLLAWLATDPVHPLIASCVFHYEFEFIHPFADGNGRMGRLWQTLILSKWQPLLAYLPVESLIRVRQAGYYQALADADKQGDSTVFIEFVLLALQDTLSDALAKTSGKTSGKTSGKTSGKTSGKIVAALRQNRSMTIPELAEMIGVTTRSIERNLQKLQGEGRLRRVGPDKGGYWEILE from the coding sequence ATGAGTTCTGAGTGGCCGTATAAAAAACTATCTTTATTGGGTACCTTCGATAGGGGCAAATCTAAACATCGTCCTCGCGATGCTGCACATTTATACGGTGGGCCTTATCCGTTTATTCAAACAGGTGATGTTACCGCAGCAGGTGGGAGGATTACGACCTACCGACAAACCTACAGTGAAGCAGGGCTTGCTCAAAGTAAGCTGTGGCCTAAAAACACTCTCGCGATTACTATTGCTGCGAACATTGCTGAAACGGCATTACTAACATTTCCTGCTTGTTTTCCAGATAGTGTTGTTGGATTTACAGCACATCCAGAAAAGGCAGATGTAAGATACATCGAGTATTTATTTCGCGCAATGCGTGAGAATGTTAAACGTCGTGCTTATGGGTCAGTACAGGAAAATATCAATCTTCAGGTTTTGCGTGACCTTGCATTTCCAATTCCTTGTTTGAGCTTGCAGGTAACCATTGCAGATTTCCTGACTACGCTCGACGACCGCATCACCCTCCTCCGCGAAACCAACATCACCCTGGAAACCATCGCCCAAGCCCTGTTCAAATCCTGGTTCGTGGACTTCGACCCCGTGCGCGCCAAGCAGGAAGGGCGCGAACCGGAAGGGATGGACACCGACACCGCCGCGCTCTTCCCCGACTGCTTCGAGGAATCGGAACTGGGGTTGGTGCCGAAGGGGTGGCAGGTTACAACCCTCGCAGACGCGTTCGAGATCAATCCAAAACGATCACTAAAAAAGGGCTCGATTGCACCCTATCTGGATATGGCCAGTCTGGCTACAAGCGGCCATTGTGTTGAGAACCCAATACAACGCGAAATGGGTTCAGGCGCAAAGTTTCGAAACGGCGACACATTGCTAGCCCGCATTACACCCTGTCTGGAGAATGGGAAGTCTGCTTTTGTTGATTTCCTTGTGGATGAACAGATTGGTTGGGGCTCGACAGAGTTTCTTGTTCTTCGACCTAAAGCGCCGCTGCCGGAATACTTCGGCTATTTGCTGTGTCGCCACCATGCATTCAGGGATTACGCCATTCAAAGTATGTCGGGTACAAGTGGCCGGCAACGCATTCAAAATGATGTGCTTGGTCGCTACCATCTTGCAATACCGAACAACGGGGTAGCTACTGCGTTTACTGAAGTAGTCCAAGCAATTCAAAAACGGATTACAGGGAACCACCAATCAGCCCAAACCCTCGCCACCCTCCGCGACACCCTGCTCCCCCGCCTGATCTCCGGCCAGTTGCGTTTGCCGGATGAAGTTTGTAGGTTGGGGGGGAACGGATGTATCGTGAACCCCAACATTTCGGCGCTGGCATCATTAACCCCGTTGGGGTTCGTACCTCACCCCAACCTACGAAATAATGAGGTTTTCCCCTTGAATAATCAGCCACCTTTCACCATCACACCACGGATTGTGCAACAGGTAGCGGAGATCGTCGAACTTCTGACACGCTGGTCGATATCGGTAGAATCTGCCCAGTCGCCACAACTGCGGCGAGCCAACCGCATCCGCACCATCCAGGCCTCCCTGGCCATTGAAAACAACACCCTAAGTATCGAGCAGGTGACCGATGTCCTGGAGGGGAAAGCGGTGATCGGTCTGCCGCGCGAGATTCAGGAGGTAAAAAACGCCTACACCGCCTACGAACGGCTCCCCGAGTGGCAACCCCAGAGCGAAGCGGACCTGCTGGCGGCCCACGGCCTGCTGATGGCGGGATTGGTGAACGAAGCCGGCGCGTACCGGGGCAGCGGTGTGGGGGTCTTCAACGACCGGGGATTGGTCCACATGGCGCCCCCTGCCGGACGGGTCGCCACGCTCATGGCGGATCTGCTGGCCTGGCTGGCGACCGACCCGGTGCACCCCCTGATCGCCAGTTGCGTGTTCCATTACGAATTCGAATTCATCCACCCCTTTGCCGACGGCAACGGCCGCATGGGGCGTTTATGGCAGACGCTGATTTTGAGTAAATGGCAACCGCTGCTGGCGTATCTGCCGGTTGAATCGCTGATCAGAGTGCGCCAGGCGGGCTATTACCAGGCCTTGGCGGATGCGGACAAACAAGGGGATTCGACGGTATTCATCGAGTTTGTTTTATTGGCCTTGCAGGATACCTTGTCCGATGCCCTCGCAAAAACGTCGGGGAAAACGTCGGGGAAAACGTCGGGGAAAACGTCGGGGAAAACGTCGGGGAAAATCGTCGCGGCCCTGCGGCAGAATCGTTCAATGACTATTCCGGAGCTGGCTGAAATGATCGGCGTCACCACACGCTCCATCGAGCGCAATCTGCAAAAGCTGCAAGGCGAAGGCCGGTTGCGTCGTGTCGGGCCGGACAAGGGTGGTTATTGGGAAATACTGGAGTGA